Proteins encoded within one genomic window of Acidimicrobiales bacterium:
- a CDS encoding DUF4097 family beta strand repeat-containing protein: protein MLVTPEVDGAPPPEPPRPSGPPRRSPAARVLWRLGGGLLVVLMLAFGVSQVIAALAHEQRRLDNSYSAEGIGTVEIHNGAGGQVEVVGTDTDTIRVRTHINDGLRRTDHSEQVEGDRLVMRSSCSALFSYHCSVSYEVEAPAGVSVLVSSDSGHLDVSDIDGNVDVASDGGGIDLTRIGGSVHARSDAGGVTAVGLRGDQVTVSSDAGGVRVDFDEEPQSVVATSDAGSVEVVLPRGSAEYKVTADSDAGSVTTEVDTSPFAERTIVATSDAGSVTVRYRTPG, encoded by the coding sequence GTGCTGGTGACACCTGAGGTCGACGGGGCCCCGCCGCCCGAGCCGCCCCGCCCGAGCGGCCCGCCACGGCGCAGCCCCGCGGCCCGGGTCCTGTGGCGGCTCGGCGGCGGCCTGCTCGTCGTCCTCATGCTGGCGTTCGGCGTGAGCCAGGTGATCGCCGCGCTGGCCCACGAGCAGCGCCGGCTCGACAACTCCTACTCGGCCGAGGGGATCGGCACCGTCGAGATCCACAACGGTGCCGGCGGGCAGGTCGAGGTGGTCGGTACCGACACCGACACCATCCGGGTGCGCACCCACATCAACGACGGCCTCCGCCGCACCGACCACAGCGAGCAGGTCGAGGGCGACCGGCTGGTGATGAGGAGCTCCTGCTCCGCGCTCTTCAGCTACCACTGCTCGGTGAGCTACGAGGTCGAGGCGCCGGCCGGCGTGAGCGTCCTGGTCAGCAGCGACTCCGGCCACCTCGACGTCAGCGACATCGACGGCAACGTCGACGTCGCGAGCGACGGCGGCGGGATCGACCTCACCCGCATCGGTGGGTCCGTGCACGCTCGCAGCGACGCCGGGGGCGTCACCGCCGTCGGCCTGAGGGGCGACCAGGTGACCGTCTCGTCCGACGCGGGCGGGGTCCGCGTCGACTTCGACGAGGAGCCGCAGTCGGTGGTGGCGACGTCCGACGCCGGGTCGGTCGAGGTGGTGCTCCCAAGGGGGTCCGCCGAGTACAAGGTGACCGCCGACAGCGACGCCGGCTCGGTCACCACCGAGGTCGATACGTCCCCGTTCGCCGAACGGACCATCGTCGCGACGAGCGACGCCGGCTCCGTCACGGTCCGCTACCGCACGCCCGGGTAG